A stretch of the Nicotiana tabacum cultivar K326 chromosome 6, ASM71507v2, whole genome shotgun sequence genome encodes the following:
- the LOC142181934 gene encoding uncharacterized protein LOC142181934 has product MIKNGCIYHLVRVADTTSEVSVPESVPVMNEFLEVFPDELPGIPPDRDIDFGIDVLPDTRPVSIPLYRTAPAELRELKEQLKDLLEKGIQVDPQKIAAVKDWPIPTTPMEIRSFLGLAGYYRREGKYGGRRSPAGSPWVVWLIWERIKGLCISTSDEGKVMVHNGAESSLVVEVKEKQFIDPALAQMKEAVLNNKTSAFSLGGEDGVLQCQGRLCVPNVDNLRERVMAEAHNSSFHASIQMAPFKALYGRRCRSSIGWFEVGEAELLGTDLVHQTMEKVKIIQGRMKAAQSHQKSYADVRQRELEFQVDDWVFLKKVVGDPSAIVPIETIEVSEDLSYEEVLVAILDRQVRKLRNKEIASVKVLWRSQQVKESTWEAEKEMKEKYPHLFEQV; this is encoded by the exons ATGATTAAGAAtgggtgtatctaccatttggtccgggtggcGGACACCACTTCAGAAGTATCTGTCCCCGAGTCTGTACCAGTCATGAATGAGTTTCTTGAAGTGTTTCCAGACGAGCTTCCAGGGATTCCACcagatagggatatcgatttcgGGATTGATGTATTGCCAGATACGCGGCCAGTATCTATTCCACTATATAGAACGGCGCCAGCAGAGTTgagagagttgaaggagcaattgaaAGACTTATTAGAAAAGG ggattcaggtggatccccAGAAGATTGCAGCAGTGAAAGATTGGCCTATACCCACAACGCCAATGGAGATCCGTAGCTTCTTGGGTTTAGCGGGGTATTATcggag ggaaggcaaATATGGTGGCCGACGCTCTCCGGCCGGAagtccatgggtagtttggctcatttgggagCGGATCAAAGGCCTTTGTATTTCGACCTCAGACGAAGGGAAGGTTATGGTGCATAATGGAGCAGAATCGTCACTTGTAGtggaagtcaaggaaaagcagttcatTGATCCAGCATTGGCACAGATGAAGGAGGCAGTTTTGAATAACAAGACTTCGGCATTTTCACTCGGTGGCGAGGATGGTGTATTACAATGTCAAGGTaggctatgtgttccaaatgtggataaTCTTCGGGAGAGGGTAATGGCGGAGGCtcataattccag ctttcatgctagcattcagatggccccattTAAGGcattgtacgggaggagatgtaggtcttcgattggatggttcgaagtgggTGAAGCAGAATTGTTAGGGACAGATCTCGTGCACCAgactatggaaaaagttaaaatcattcagGGAAGGATGAAagctgctcagagtcatcagaaatccTATGCAGACGTGCGTCAAAGAGAATTGGAATTCCAagtagatgattgggtgttcttgaaa aaagtggtTGGAGATCCATCCGCCATTGTGCCTATTGAGACTATTGAGGTGAGTGAAGACTTATCGTATGAAGAGGTTCTggttgctattcttgataggcaagtccgaaaattgaggaACAAGGAAATTGCTTCAGTTAAAGTATTGTGGCGAAGTCAACAAGTCAAGGAATCCACGTGGGAAGcggaaaaagaaatgaaagagaaATATCCCCATCTGTTCGAACAAGTCTAG